Part of the Oscillibacter hominis genome is shown below.
TATTTTCTCAAAACAAGGAAGTGAATGACAATGGAGTTTGCAAAACTGGCAAAAGGGCGCTACTCCCTCCGGAAGTTCAGCTCCCGCCCCGTTGAGCAGGAGAAGCTGGATCTTCTGTTGGAGGCCGCCCAAGCCTCTCCCACGGCGAAAAACTTACAGCCCCAGCGCATCTTTGTTCTGCGCAGCCCGTCGGCACTGGAAAAGGCAGGCCGATGCACGCCCTGCCACTTTGGCGCGCCGGTCATTTTGGCGGTGGGCTATGACGCCTCTGCGGCCTGGGTCCGCAGCGACGGGAAAAACCACGGGGAGATCGACGCGGCCATCGCGGCGGCCCACATCATGCTCCAGGCCGCCGACCTGGGCCTGGGCACCACCTATGTGGGGATGTTCGATCCGGTCAAACTGGAGCA
Proteins encoded:
- a CDS encoding nitroreductase family protein; amino-acid sequence: MEFAKLAKGRYSLRKFSSRPVEQEKLDLLLEAAQASPTAKNLQPQRIFVLRSPSALEKAGRCTPCHFGAPVILAVGYDASAAWVRSDGKNHGEIDAAIAAAHIMLQAADLGLGTTYVGMFDPVKLEQELPQLQGVTVIALLPVGYAAEGAHPAHLHDQRNPLEDMVTYL